A window from Littorina saxatilis isolate snail1 linkage group LG9, US_GU_Lsax_2.0, whole genome shotgun sequence encodes these proteins:
- the LOC138975173 gene encoding uncharacterized protein, with protein sequence MDLHNSWNGDIADLSSTLPRLRQLVLSSDWGQVAQIFKDADRDTLADVEFILNRALGEQQWGCITALTTYCSLQQRSVVVDQAVKCGQWPCVLEAVKLGVAAEVKDALFRKAVDEGQWVIVMEITMLGVNSESRERGCERAVQLQQWDVVQTLVEMGLSCAVRSTVLKAAVAQRHVECAVKAMKLGVSTQDKEDALRQAVVSSQCHFLLELVKLSSDADMTDFVLREAVKRSEWALVEGLVGQGLGDVQKEHVLDEAVACGQWDLALTLLHDGVSPREWIVDELFRNKMGRGLVDQFPDGAMPSGLKGLMLMGAVKHSDGDIALHVIHHQSVSDAQLMEAIKFAVNLLDKEVLMQLLRGSPHSRRMFKYNFHKQQWKDSLQPLENESDGGDGGEVLWILKTLCENNEDDLALHVAVTQAEQGDGVPMQDFFEMKPEAATLKRRKIRVALGKLHDKDKYSFGDMVPELCTRSKEVGLLFRQALRMGDFSLALSLCGHGVQRKDLKFALPWFLADENPKLISDLKRVVNGKDRKWFVHYAARYGLSQYFEKMSEVKLKNFIALFKDCYVHDYGDLYRKIFRLAVTKAFKCDAAECFAEVCAVYFCHRHSVDRESADQDDFKFAFNKVLRRGEKELMKTSCEKLFKRVLCSDRTSMMRILMELVFKKKAWRCLPSLEAGLRELDPYGITSMLKLCLQKMLQNEVPWQQLAKTLCQWIKELYFGHLDSLTNSLHKTLLGEQWPTSVSSLAQWCVEKSHSNLAMVLGFVLADWQLVTSSLGQGNLDLSEGLLIKAAESAAKKGAYSAGVAVLKLCSLTRQNLRCLWPYTSWEGLAKACQKEGLDDWAVGLSRFDMKSMKEKLQTCHNQAVLDCVIETAAYKSNWDVVKEVLTRCSDQSVLMTVLRKAVEYRQLEITEALISRVDASLAMAAEYACGSETLLFMAVKWYSSNTGIDLIRLCIASGVSTFQRDIHFAKNKLRENNCPVLHALGMENLSIISLMLRSGATTNRRLYKIRKMPEMQRGLRSKRLSDTWKQGYKMIIKAASNPSRLEHLARLVVSHDIGCRPGRPDRIQALPVPDRIKDLVHFKDVLSCESETDPSMEVEDVFTGYPYFTVGSVSSEEDFVTDEGSDEFDSESEFY encoded by the coding sequence ATGGATCTCCACAATTCCTGGAACGGTGATATCGCCGACCTTTCTTCCACATTGCCCCGTCTCAGACAGTTGGTGCTGTCGTCTGACTGGGGACAGGTTGCTCAGATTTTCAAGGACGCAGACAGAGACACGTTGGCGGATGTGGAGTTTATATTGAACAGAGCACTGGGTGAACAGCAGTGGGGCTGTATCACAGCGCTGACCACATACTGCAGCCTCCAGCAAAGAAGCGTTGTTGTTGACCAAGCAGTGAAGTGCGGTCAGTGGCCGTGTGTCCTGGAGGCGGTCAAGCTGGGAGTAGCAGCGGAGGTGAAGGACGCTCTGTTCAGGAAAGCTGTGGACGAAGGTCAGTGGGTCATTGTGATGGAGATCACGATGCTTGGAGTCAACAGCGAGAGCAGAGAGCGTGGCTGTGAGCGCGCCGTGCAGCTACAGCAATGGGACGTTGTGCAGACACTGGTGGAGATGGGGCTGAGTTGTGCCGTGAGAAGCACGGTGCTGAAGGCAGCAGTGGCGCAGCGTCACGTGGAGTGTGCTGTGAAGGCGATGAAGCTTGGGGTCAGCACACAGGACAAGGAGGACGCCTTGAGACAAGCTGTGGTCAGCAGTCAGTGCCACTTTCTCCTGGAGCTGGTCAAGCTGTCCAGTGACGCTGACATGACAGACTTTGTGCTGAGAGAAGCCGTGAAGCGGAGTGAGTGGGCGCTGGTGGAGGGGTTGGTGGGGCAGGGACTGGGGGATGTTCAGAAGGAGCACGTGCTTGACGAGGCCGTGGCCTGCGGACAGTGGGACCTGGCCTTGACCTTGCTGCATGACGGGGTTAGCCCTAGGGAGTGGATCGTCGACGAGTTGTTCCGCAACAAGATGGGGCGTGGCCTGGTGGACCAGTTCCCTGACGGAGCCATGCCGAGCGGCCTGAAAGGTCTGATGCTGATGGGAGCCGTAAAGCACAGCGACGGGGACATCGCCCTGCATGTCATTCACCACCAGTCTGTGTCTGACGCACAACTCATGGAAGCCATCAAGTTCGCTGTGAACCTGCTGGACAAAGAGGTCCTGATGCAACTGCTGAGAGGTTCACCACATAGTCGCCGCATGTTCAAATACAACTTTCACAAACAGCAGTGGAAAGACAGTCTTCAGCCGCTTGAAAATGAGTCTGATGGGGGTGACGGAGGGGAAGTCTTGTGGATCTTGAAGACATTGTGTGAGAACAATGAAGACGATCTTGCTCTGCATGTCGCCGTTACTCAGGCCGAACAAGGGGACGGAGTGCCCATGCAAGATTTTTTTGAAATGAAACCAGAAGCTGCTACGTTGAAACGGAGGAAGATCAGGGTCGCTCTCGGGAAGCTCCATGATAAAGACAAGTATTCTTTTGGAGACATGGTACCAGAACTGTGCACGAGGTCCAAAGAAGTGGGCCTTTTGTTTCGCCAGGCCCTTCGTATGGGAGACTTCTCTCTGGCCCTCAGTCTTTGTGGGCATGGCGTTCAGAGGAAGGATCTCAAGTTTGCCCTTCCCTGGTTCCTTGCAGATGAGAATCCGAAACTCATTTCTGATCTCAAGCGTGTGGTGAATGGCAAGGACAGAAAATGGTTTGTTCACTACGCAGCTCGCTATGGTCTCTCACAGTACTTCGAGAAAATGTCCGAGGTCAAACTAAAGAACTTTATTGCTCTCTTCAAGGACTGCTATGTGCATGATTATGGTGATTTGTATCGCAAGATCTTCAGGTTAGCTGTTACTAAGGCGTTCAAGTGTGATGCAGCAGAATGCTTTGCAGAGGTATGTGCTGTTTACTTCTGTCACCGCCACTCTGTGGACAGGGAATCTGCTGACCAAGATGACTTTAAGTTTGCGTTCAACAAAGTATTGAGGAGAGGGGAGAAGGAGCTGATGAAAACTTCCTGTGAGAAACTGTTCAAAAGAGTGCTTTGTTCCGACAGAACATCCATGATGAGGATTCTAATGGAACTGGTATTTAAGAAGAAAGCCTGGCGCTGCCTACCCAGCTTGGAAGCAGGGCTGAGAGAACTGGATCCTTATGGTATCACGAGTATGCTGAAACTCTGTCTGCAGAAGATGCTGCAGAACGAAGTACCATGGCAACAGCTTGCCAAGACCCTGTGTCAGTGGATTAAAGAGTTGTACTTTGGTCATCTGGATTCACTCACAAATTCTTTGCACAAGACACTTTTAGGAGAGCAGTGGCCAACCAGCGTGTCGAGTTTGGCCCAGTGGTGCGTGGAAAAATCACACTCCAACCTGGCTATGGTTCTGGGGTTCGTGCTGGCTGACTGGCAGCTTGTCACCTCTTCCTTAGGTCAGGGTAACCTTGACCTCTCTGAAGGGTTACTTATTAAGGCGGCAGAGAGTGCTGCCAAGAAGGGGGCGTACTCTGCAGGAGTCGCTGTGCTCAAACTGTGCAGTCTGACACGTCAGAACCTGAGATGTTTGTGGCCGTACACCAGCTGGGAAGGGTTAGCCAAAGCGTGTCAGAAGGAAGGGCTTGATGACTGGGCGGTCGGCCTGTCGAGATTTGACATGAAGTCCATGAAGGAGAAGCTTCAGACTTGTCACAATCAGGCTGTCCTGGATTGTGTCATCGAAACAGCCGCCTACAAAAGCAATTGGGACGTTGTGAAAGAAGTCTTGACACGCTGTTCAGACCAAAGTGTTCTGATGACTGTTCTGAGGAAGGCAGTGGAATATCGTCAGCTTGAAATTACCGAGGCTTTGATCTCTCGAGTGGATGCCTCGCTAGCTATGGCAGCAGAGTATGCATGCGGAAGCGAAACTCTGTTGTTTATGGCAGTGAAGTGGTACAGCAGCAATACAGGGATTGACTTGATTCGCTTGTGCATTGCATCAGGGGTGTCCACCTTTCAGAGGGACATACACTTTGCGAAGAACAAACTCAGGGAAAACAACTGCCCCGTGCTTCACGCTCTTGGCATGGAGAATCTGTCCATCATTTCACTCATGCTCAGGTCAGGAGCGACAACAAACAGAAGACTGTACAAGATCCGAAAGATGCCTGAGATGCAGAGGGGTTTGAGGAGTAAGCGCCTATCAGACACCTGGAAACAAGGCTACAAGATGATAATCAAGGCTGCGTCAAACCCCAGCCGTCTGGAGCACCTGGCTCGCTTGGTGGTGTCACATGACATCGGTTGTCGCCCGGGGCGACCAGACAGAATCCAAGCCCTCCCTGTACCAGACCGCATCAAAGACCTCGTCCACTTCAAGGATGTCTTGTCGTGCGAATCAGAGACAGATCCCAGCATGGAGGTGGAGGATGTTTTCACAGGGTATCCCTATTTTACTGTGGGCAGTGTGTCAAGTGAGGAGGACTTTGTCACGGATGAAGGTTCAGATGAGTTTGACTCAGAGTCTGAGTTTTACTAG